The following coding sequences are from one Candidatus Dadabacteria bacterium window:
- the ribF gene encoding riboflavin biosynthesis protein RibF: MKIIVDPKQPLDFETSAGIGNFDGIHLGHKEIIEAAKLRSRENSTRSCVITFNPHPQKVLGRKELSLIFPLGWRFEMLEATGIDAVICLNFTRELSKVSAENFIKDILLERLRIKDIVVGPGFSFGHKRKGNVDLLRSMGETYGFNTVVAEVARVDDQVVSSSAIRNLVKDGEISEANRFFGYDYYIEGVVVEGERRGRKLGFPTINIETKWEILPKPGVYATYIRLPDGFHESITNIG, from the coding sequence ATGAAGATTATTGTTGATCCCAAGCAGCCTCTGGATTTCGAGACCTCGGCGGGCATTGGAAATTTTGACGGCATTCATCTCGGACACAAAGAGATAATAGAGGCTGCAAAACTCCGTTCGCGGGAAAATTCAACACGTTCCTGCGTAATTACATTCAATCCCCATCCGCAGAAAGTTCTCGGCAGAAAGGAACTTTCTCTCATCTTCCCGTTAGGGTGGAGGTTCGAGATGCTTGAGGCTACTGGGATTGATGCGGTTATCTGTCTTAACTTCACCCGTGAGCTCTCAAAGGTAAGCGCGGAGAATTTCATAAAAGATATCCTCCTTGAGCGTCTCAGGATAAAGGACATAGTAGTGGGTCCGGGATTTTCTTTCGGACACAAAAGAAAGGGGAATGTCGATCTCCTCCGTTCCATGGGAGAAACCTATGGCTTTAATACGGTAGTTGCAGAAGTGGCTCGGGTAGATGATCAGGTGGTAAGCAGCAGCGCTATAAGGAACCTTGTAAAAGACGGGGAAATCAGCGAGGCGAACCGGTTTTTCGGTTACGATTACTACATAGAGGGCGTCGTAGTGGAAGGTGAGAGAAGAGGCAGAAAACTGGGTTTTCCTACGATTAACATTGAGACCAAATGGGAGATTCTTCCCAAGCCGGGGGTTTACGCCACCTACATCAGGCTTCCCGACGGCTTCCACGAAAGTATCACCAACATAGGGA
- a CDS encoding TrkH family potassium uptake protein: MNVRFCFQITGKFVMYLGLLMLVPAVCTLFYPEDDLSAFLISALITSLAGLALMVICRIPETPTEIRRREGFLIAALCWIFASIFGAIPYYVYGVFASPVDALFESTAGFTTTGATALVSIEWLPKGILFWRNFTQWLGGMGIIVLGIAIFPRLFVGGAQLMGLETTGPTTEKFAPKIAETAKKLWIVYIALTAVLTVLLIFGGMSFFEALTHSFSTLSTGGFSCRDASIGAYDSGYIQGLITLFMFLGGTSFLLHFYFFTGRPGKLLRNSEFRFYLFFVIAATMFIALELIQTGVYGTFSESLRYASFQVVSIITTTGFTTTDFDAWPAFVKWVIFMLMFFGACAGSTSGSVKGLRIMVLFKKAHREIRRLVYPNVVSPITIGGKTINEKAVASITSFFILYILLCGFIAFVVLMLEDISLESAVSAAAASITNVGPAFDEVGPANHYAHLGSPTKIILSLAMIIGRLELYTVLVLLMPSFWKR; encoded by the coding sequence GTGAACGTTAGGTTCTGTTTTCAGATCACGGGAAAGTTCGTGATGTATCTCGGGCTGCTGATGCTCGTGCCGGCTGTCTGCACGCTTTTTTACCCGGAGGACGATCTCTCTGCTTTCCTGATCTCAGCGCTTATAACATCACTTGCTGGTCTTGCGCTTATGGTTATTTGCCGCATTCCTGAAACTCCGACTGAAATACGAAGAAGAGAAGGTTTTTTGATTGCGGCGCTTTGCTGGATTTTTGCAAGCATTTTCGGCGCCATTCCTTATTATGTTTACGGGGTGTTCGCCAGCCCGGTCGACGCGCTTTTCGAATCGACCGCGGGTTTTACAACCACAGGAGCCACCGCGCTTGTGTCCATTGAGTGGCTTCCCAAGGGAATTCTTTTCTGGAGGAACTTTACTCAGTGGCTTGGCGGCATGGGAATAATAGTTCTGGGAATCGCGATTTTCCCCAGACTTTTTGTCGGCGGGGCGCAGCTAATGGGGCTTGAGACCACGGGACCGACTACTGAGAAGTTCGCTCCCAAAATAGCCGAGACGGCCAAGAAACTCTGGATTGTATACATTGCCCTTACTGCCGTGTTGACGGTGCTTCTCATTTTCGGCGGAATGAGTTTTTTCGAAGCTCTGACGCATTCTTTCAGCACCCTCTCGACCGGGGGTTTTTCCTGTAGGGATGCAAGCATAGGGGCTTATGACAGCGGCTACATACAAGGGCTGATTACGCTTTTCATGTTCCTAGGCGGAACTAGCTTCCTACTTCATTTCTACTTTTTTACCGGGAGACCGGGGAAGCTTCTGAGGAACTCCGAGTTTCGGTTCTATCTCTTCTTTGTAATTGCCGCGACGATGTTCATTGCTCTAGAGCTCATCCAGACCGGTGTTTACGGAACCTTCTCCGAGTCCCTGCGCTACGCTTCTTTCCAGGTGGTTTCAATTATCACCACAACCGGATTTACCACCACGGATTTTGACGCATGGCCGGCTTTCGTGAAATGGGTGATTTTCATGCTGATGTTCTTCGGCGCGTGCGCGGGGTCGACTTCCGGGTCGGTAAAGGGGCTGAGAATTATGGTGCTTTTCAAAAAAGCACATAGAGAGATACGAAGACTCGTTTATCCGAATGTGGTTTCTCCAATAACCATAGGGGGAAAGACAATAAACGAGAAGGCGGTCGCAAGCATAACAAGCTTCTTTATCCTTTACATTCTTCTTTGCGGCTTCATTGCTTTTGTGGTTCTTATGCTTGAGGACATATCTTTGGAATCTGCCGTCTCGGCTGCGGCTGCTTCCATAACCAACGTTGGCCCTGCTTTTGATGAGGTTGGTCCGGCAAATCATTATGCCCACCTTGGGTCGCCTACGAAAATCATTTTATCGCTGGCAATGATCATAGGAAGACTTGAACTCTACACGGTTCTGGTGCTACTTATGCCGTCTTTCTGGAAGAGGTAG
- the trkA gene encoding Trk system potassium transporter TrkA codes for MRRILIIGLGQVGNFLSKELSKSQEVVVIEKDAELIAKAKETQDVLAIEGTGDDPAVLRQAEIEKADVVLAVTGDYRTNILASFIAHASGVKKIVAEVKNAKYAEYQRVIEDSNISLISSSSIISEKISALISAPFAGRVEFFASGQIELLKLRVDEGVPIINEKLKNFVSSPRNWTFVGLQRDHKITIPRGDTELRPGDFVFALGVPSALEKLKKLFNLKIQKVHSVIIVGAGRVGCEVASALHANGLSVRLIESDHERARAAAEELVGVMVFEGDGTDLEILKEAGVEKSDYLLALTGDDENNVLSALLAKNLGIDRCTVLYSNPDYVEVLEAIGIDRAISANMAVANGILNSLHLGGEANIALLYEGAGEILEFDVTEHTKILGIPLSECKMPHDSVIGVCIRDGKPIFPGGDFAAQVGDRLVVFFLPTAVQKVEEILVS; via the coding sequence ATGCGGAGAATTCTGATAATAGGTCTGGGGCAGGTTGGAAATTTCCTCTCAAAGGAGCTTTCCAAGAGCCAGGAAGTTGTGGTTATTGAGAAAGACGCGGAACTCATAGCCAAGGCCAAGGAAACCCAGGATGTCTTGGCAATTGAGGGAACCGGGGACGATCCCGCTGTCCTGAGACAGGCGGAGATAGAAAAGGCCGATGTAGTTCTTGCGGTTACCGGAGATTACAGAACGAATATACTTGCCTCGTTTATCGCCCATGCCTCGGGGGTCAAGAAGATCGTTGCCGAGGTAAAAAACGCGAAGTATGCCGAGTACCAGAGAGTCATAGAAGACTCGAACATCTCGCTAATAAGCTCAAGCAGTATAATCTCGGAGAAGATAAGCGCGCTTATAAGCGCTCCTTTCGCGGGGAGGGTGGAGTTTTTCGCAAGCGGACAGATAGAGCTTCTCAAACTCCGGGTGGATGAAGGGGTGCCCATAATAAACGAGAAGCTGAAAAATTTCGTTAGCAGTCCAAGGAACTGGACTTTCGTCGGGTTGCAGAGGGATCACAAGATAACTATTCCGCGGGGAGATACGGAACTTCGCCCGGGAGATTTTGTATTTGCTCTTGGGGTTCCTTCGGCACTTGAGAAGCTTAAAAAGCTTTTTAACCTGAAAATCCAGAAGGTCCACTCCGTTATCATAGTCGGCGCGGGCAGGGTGGGGTGCGAAGTGGCTTCCGCACTTCACGCTAATGGACTTTCCGTAAGACTCATTGAGAGCGATCATGAAAGGGCCAGGGCTGCGGCCGAGGAGCTTGTCGGAGTGATGGTATTTGAAGGTGACGGAACCGATCTCGAGATACTTAAAGAAGCCGGAGTTGAAAAAAGCGATTACCTGCTTGCGCTTACCGGCGACGATGAAAACAATGTTCTCAGCGCGCTTCTCGCGAAAAATCTCGGCATTGATCGATGCACCGTACTTTATTCGAATCCCGATTACGTGGAAGTGCTCGAAGCTATCGGTATCGACAGGGCCATAAGCGCGAACATGGCTGTGGCGAATGGTATCCTGAACTCGCTTCATCTCGGTGGAGAGGCTAACATAGCGCTTCTTTACGAGGGAGCGGGAGAGATTCTCGAGTTTGATGTAACCGAGCATACTAAGATTCTCGGGATACCCCTTTCTGAGTGCAAAATGCCGCACGATTCGGTCATAGGCGTTTGCATAAGGGACGGGAAGCCGATATTCCCCGGCGGGGATTTCGCCGCGCAGGTCGGGGACCGTCTGGTGGTGTTCTTCCTGCCGACCGCCGTGCAAAAGGTTGAAGAGATACTGGTTTCGTGA
- a CDS encoding prolipoprotein diacylglyceryl transferase, which translates to MYPVLLDLGGGLVIYSYSVFLALAYLVGYWVVSADVSRRKMDPTLPSTLLLACFIAGLVGAKILFLYQNVTLTEFLANPARYFASGYASVGGLVGVFCALWIVSSLKKTDFQVLLDIVCPALILGHGVGRIGCFLNGCDYGTVCSLPWAVSFSERVVSVHPTQIYDTLFMALLFAFLWKIRTQNHPTGFVSAVGFVILGTQRFLIEFIRETTPSFIGGLSQAQLVALLLVVVFGIRLFQLSGGVLVERARG; encoded by the coding sequence ATGTATCCGGTACTCTTAGATCTCGGCGGAGGTCTGGTCATCTATTCGTATTCGGTATTTCTCGCGCTCGCATATCTGGTTGGTTACTGGGTGGTTTCCGCGGATGTAAGCCGCAGGAAAATGGACCCGACACTTCCTTCTACTCTCCTGCTTGCGTGCTTTATCGCCGGGCTTGTGGGAGCCAAGATCCTTTTTCTTTACCAGAACGTCACTTTGACCGAATTTCTTGCTAACCCGGCGCGCTATTTCGCCTCGGGGTACGCTTCGGTAGGAGGTCTGGTCGGGGTATTTTGTGCCCTGTGGATTGTTTCAAGCCTTAAAAAAACGGATTTCCAAGTGCTTCTCGATATAGTATGCCCCGCACTTATCCTTGGTCACGGGGTCGGAAGGATAGGATGTTTTCTCAACGGCTGCGATTACGGAACCGTGTGCTCCTTGCCTTGGGCAGTTTCTTTTTCCGAGAGAGTCGTCAGTGTCCATCCCACGCAGATCTACGATACCTTGTTTATGGCCTTGCTTTTTGCCTTTCTCTGGAAAATCAGAACCCAAAACCATCCCACGGGTTTTGTCTCGGCAGTGGGGTTCGTGATTCTCGGCACCCAAAGATTTCTGATCGAGTTTATAAGGGAGACTACTCCGAGCTTTATAGGGGGTCTTTCCCAGGCGCAGCTTGTGGCCTTGCTGTTAGTGGTTGTTTTCGGGATAAGGCTGTTCCAGCTCTCAGGTGGCGTCTTGGTGGAGCGTGCGCGGGGTTAA
- a CDS encoding prohibitin family protein, which yields MRVRRQLPKLNIFYPIIFILLFFLVTGVFVIVESGHVGVVRTLGAVQPKALPEGFHMKKPFMDKVEQIDIRLTAASAKAVSASKDLQTVQTQVTLQYSITGELAPVIFQKIGKRNTVSLTLIEPAIQESVKAITAKYTAEQLVTKRAEVKVEIQEAINNFISITLDEKGISPNALRIANIAITDFDFSDEFNKAIELKVKAEQEALQAKNEKIRRVTQAEAAAEEKKLAASAQAFEIEVASKARAAAIEREAKALRNNPQIIQLRIAEKWDGTLPRFSGGDAVPLLNLDSLLKEE from the coding sequence ATGAGAGTTAGGCGGCAGTTGCCCAAACTTAATATTTTTTACCCGATAATTTTTATCCTGCTGTTTTTTCTGGTGACGGGGGTTTTCGTGATAGTGGAAAGCGGACATGTTGGTGTCGTGCGGACCCTTGGCGCCGTCCAGCCCAAGGCGCTTCCCGAAGGATTCCATATGAAAAAACCTTTCATGGATAAGGTTGAACAGATCGATATCCGTCTTACCGCGGCGAGTGCCAAGGCTGTTTCTGCTTCCAAGGATCTTCAGACGGTACAGACTCAAGTTACTCTCCAGTATTCCATTACGGGAGAACTTGCTCCCGTTATATTTCAGAAGATAGGGAAAAGAAATACTGTGTCGCTGACGCTCATAGAACCCGCGATACAGGAATCCGTAAAGGCCATTACGGCCAAGTACACCGCCGAGCAGTTGGTTACCAAGAGGGCCGAGGTAAAAGTCGAGATACAGGAGGCCATAAACAATTTCATATCAATTACTCTGGACGAGAAGGGGATTTCTCCCAATGCTCTTAGAATAGCCAACATCGCCATAACGGACTTTGATTTCTCGGATGAGTTCAACAAGGCGATTGAACTCAAGGTAAAGGCGGAGCAGGAAGCGCTTCAGGCCAAAAACGAGAAAATAAGAAGAGTAACTCAGGCTGAAGCCGCCGCGGAGGAGAAAAAGCTCGCCGCAAGCGCCCAGGCTTTCGAGATAGAAGTGGCTTCCAAGGCAAGAGCCGCGGCGATCGAGAGAGAAGCCAAGGCGCTTCGGAACAACCCGCAGATTATTCAACTTCGAATAGCGGAGAAGTGGGACGGCACCCTTCCCAGATTCTCGGGTGGCGACGCTGTACCCCTGCTAAACTTGGATTCTCTTCTGAAAGAAGAGTAA
- the recJ gene encoding single-stranded-DNA-specific exonuclease RecJ encodes MNKRKWVVAKPAKGPVERISAKLGILPITAGLLVNRGINSAQDAEAFLSASLSDLPSPFLMKGMEEAVARLCRCVYEKEKIAVYGDYDVDGVTATSLLTGFLRALGCDVTYYIPDRFKEGYGVNSKALRDLKERQVNLVISVDCGITAVDEVAQARALGMDFIVTDHHNFCGQLPEAVAVLNPRQADCRYPGKEVSGVGVAFNLALALRRTLREDGFFETVEEPNMGDFLDLVSLGTVSDRVPVGNVNRVMLKEGLKRMRSPKRLGLWALKEVSGISDGIEVFDLGFRLGPRINAVGRLDSADKAVELLLADSEEDAFLLAEFLDKRNSERRGIEERILNDATRMVESVPEYSNSNSLVLSSREWHRGVVGIVASSLAGSYGKPAFLISVDEKGVGRGSGRSFGGINIFSVLSKCRDLLVEFGGHAYAAGVTILEEKVDLFRERFLEELEKSGQKPESKLNIDSEISLASIDDTLVSEIESLSPFGEGNPEPLFLSKAVSVVSQNLLKNQHVMFRVKKNGPVFSCIWFYASQKRLPEKMDLVFSLRFNVRSGEREPRLFIKDAREALQ; translated from the coding sequence ATGAATAAAAGAAAATGGGTAGTGGCAAAACCGGCTAAGGGGCCGGTTGAGAGGATTTCGGCAAAGCTCGGCATCCTGCCGATAACCGCGGGACTTCTGGTAAATAGGGGAATAAATTCCGCTCAAGACGCCGAGGCGTTTCTTTCCGCGTCCCTCTCGGACCTGCCTTCCCCCTTCCTGATGAAAGGCATGGAGGAGGCGGTGGCGCGCCTTTGCAGGTGCGTTTACGAAAAGGAAAAAATCGCCGTTTACGGAGACTACGATGTTGACGGCGTCACGGCTACCTCTCTTCTGACGGGTTTTCTGAGAGCCCTCGGCTGCGACGTTACCTACTATATTCCCGACAGGTTCAAAGAGGGTTACGGAGTGAACTCCAAGGCGCTTCGCGATCTTAAGGAGAGGCAGGTAAACCTCGTAATCTCGGTTGACTGCGGAATCACGGCGGTGGATGAAGTGGCGCAGGCGCGCGCGCTGGGAATGGATTTCATAGTTACGGATCATCACAACTTCTGTGGCCAGTTGCCCGAGGCTGTCGCCGTTCTCAATCCCCGTCAGGCGGACTGCAGGTACCCGGGAAAAGAGGTTTCGGGCGTCGGAGTAGCGTTTAACCTCGCTCTGGCCCTTAGAAGAACCCTGAGGGAGGATGGATTCTTCGAGACCGTCGAGGAACCTAACATGGGAGATTTTCTAGATCTTGTTTCGCTTGGGACCGTCTCTGACCGCGTACCGGTGGGGAATGTGAACAGAGTCATGCTGAAAGAAGGTCTTAAAAGAATGCGGAGTCCCAAGCGTCTGGGCCTGTGGGCCCTTAAAGAGGTAAGCGGCATAAGCGACGGCATAGAGGTATTTGATCTCGGCTTTCGTCTCGGTCCCAGGATAAATGCGGTGGGGAGGCTTGATTCCGCGGACAAGGCGGTTGAGCTTCTTCTTGCCGACAGCGAAGAGGACGCTTTCTTGCTCGCGGAATTTCTTGACAAACGCAACTCCGAGCGTCGCGGTATTGAAGAAAGAATACTGAACGACGCGACCCGGATGGTTGAGTCGGTTCCCGAGTACTCAAATAGCAATTCCCTTGTTCTTTCGTCTCGCGAATGGCACAGGGGAGTCGTAGGTATCGTGGCTTCTTCCTTGGCCGGATCTTACGGAAAACCCGCTTTTCTCATCTCGGTAGACGAAAAGGGCGTGGGCAGAGGAAGCGGGAGGTCCTTCGGAGGAATCAACATATTTTCCGTTCTCTCAAAGTGCAGAGATCTTCTCGTTGAGTTCGGCGGACACGCCTACGCGGCAGGAGTGACGATTCTTGAGGAGAAGGTCGATCTTTTCAGGGAGCGATTTTTAGAAGAACTTGAAAAAAGCGGCCAGAAACCTGAGAGCAAGCTTAATATAGACTCAGAAATAAGCCTTGCTTCCATAGATGACACCCTTGTTTCTGAGATTGAAAGCCTATCGCCTTTCGGAGAGGGAAATCCCGAACCCCTTTTTCTCTCGAAGGCCGTTTCTGTGGTGAGTCAGAACCTGCTTAAGAACCAGCATGTCATGTTCAGAGTGAAAAAAAACGGTCCTGTGTTCAGCTGCATCTGGTTTTACGCTTCCCAAAAACGCCTCCCCGAAAAAATGGACCTGGTCTTTTCTCTGCGCTTTAATGTCCGAAGCGGGGAGAGGGAGCCCCGCCTTTTCATAAAAGATGCAAGGGAGGCTCTCCAGTGA
- the aroQ gene encoding type II 3-dehydroquinate dehydratase, whose product MEILVVNGPNLNMLGKREPEIYGSLTLSEIESFLSSKTDSVGGDVGLCFFQSNSEGEIVTAIQDAYGKFDGIVINPGAYTHTSVAIRDAILSTGMPVVEVHISNIYKREDFRQKSFVSGVSLGVVSGFGAHSYYLGLLGLAEHLRKESVSS is encoded by the coding sequence ATGGAAATCCTTGTCGTAAATGGTCCGAATCTCAATATGCTGGGCAAGAGGGAACCTGAGATTTACGGAAGTCTTACCCTCTCTGAGATTGAATCTTTTCTTTCTTCGAAAACCGATTCTGTGGGCGGAGATGTCGGACTTTGCTTCTTCCAGTCGAATTCAGAGGGGGAGATAGTCACCGCCATACAGGATGCCTACGGGAAGTTCGACGGAATAGTCATAAACCCCGGTGCCTATACACATACAAGTGTAGCCATAAGGGACGCCATACTCTCAACCGGAATGCCTGTTGTGGAAGTTCATATTTCCAACATATACAAAAGGGAGGACTTCAGGCAGAAATCGTTTGTCTCGGGAGTATCGCTCGGCGTGGTATCGGGTTTCGGGGCGCACAGTTATTACCTCGGGCTTTTGGGACTGGCTGAGCACCTGAGAAAAGAAAGCGTCTCTTCCTGA
- a CDS encoding peroxidase family protein — MSSCGSGGNGNESGRTEYRTIDGSGNNLRSPQMNKAGAQFVRLARPAYADGISSFAGPRRPNPRNISNIVHSQEELISNPDSTTNFMWLWGQFIDHDVTFTDDFRNDPANIKIPNGDEIFDPQGTGTAEIFFNRSVHDPDTGTAIDNPRQQINAVTGWIDASTVYGSDTIRANALRTNDGTGKLKTSDGNFLPYNEQQFRNSRFQFSTFFLAGDERANENIGILSIQTLFMREHNRFAEEIASQNPDLSGEEIYQRTRRIIGAQIQAITYNEFLPRLLGPDALPPYSGYDDSTPSGIANVFTSAAFRVGHTFLDPEIPLVDAQGNETRAVALKDAFFKPEIVEDEGIDSILRGFATSKHQRVDAFIVDDVRNFLFIDIFPTGAPSLQGLDLVTLNIHRGRDHGLPSYNDMREELGLERKESFSYITSDPDVERRLREAYGTSEDGTDNTDNMDIWSAGIVEDRYGKSMLGELFHTIISHQFRVLRDGDRFWYQRTLSPEELKEVRETKLADIIRRNTEIGEEIGDDVFVIE, encoded by the coding sequence ATGAGTTCCTGCGGGTCAGGCGGGAACGGGAATGAATCCGGAAGGACCGAATACAGAACTATTGATGGAAGTGGCAACAATCTAAGAAGTCCGCAGATGAATAAGGCTGGCGCTCAATTCGTTCGCCTTGCCCGGCCCGCCTACGCTGACGGAATAAGTTCTTTTGCAGGACCGCGCCGCCCCAATCCCAGAAACATCAGCAACATTGTACACTCTCAGGAAGAACTGATTTCCAATCCGGACTCAACAACCAATTTCATGTGGCTGTGGGGGCAGTTCATTGACCATGATGTCACTTTTACAGATGATTTCAGAAACGACCCGGCCAACATTAAGATTCCCAATGGCGACGAAATCTTTGATCCACAGGGAACGGGCACGGCTGAAATATTTTTCAATCGCTCCGTACATGATCCTGATACAGGCACGGCAATCGATAATCCTCGCCAGCAAATAAATGCAGTCACAGGATGGATTGACGCGTCGACCGTTTACGGCTCCGATACGATACGTGCGAACGCGTTACGGACAAACGATGGAACTGGCAAGCTCAAGACATCCGACGGGAACTTTCTGCCCTATAATGAGCAGCAGTTCCGCAACTCTCGTTTCCAGTTCTCAACTTTTTTCCTTGCAGGGGATGAACGGGCTAACGAGAATATAGGTATTCTCTCAATCCAGACGCTTTTCATGCGTGAGCATAACAGGTTTGCCGAAGAAATTGCCTCGCAGAACCCCGATTTGTCCGGTGAGGAAATCTACCAGCGAACAAGACGGATAATCGGAGCCCAAATACAGGCGATTACCTATAATGAATTTCTGCCCCGACTGCTGGGACCCGACGCTCTCCCTCCTTACTCTGGTTATGATGATTCAACTCCCTCAGGCATTGCGAATGTATTCACCTCCGCCGCCTTCCGGGTAGGGCACACTTTCCTTGATCCGGAAATTCCACTTGTCGACGCACAGGGCAATGAGACCCGGGCGGTGGCACTGAAAGATGCTTTTTTCAAACCGGAGATAGTTGAGGACGAGGGTATCGACTCGATACTCAGAGGTTTTGCTACCAGCAAGCACCAGAGAGTGGATGCTTTCATCGTTGATGACGTCCGAAACTTCCTGTTCATAGACATATTCCCGACTGGAGCACCGTCGCTTCAGGGTCTTGATCTTGTAACCCTCAACATTCACCGCGGCAGGGATCACGGGCTGCCGAGCTACAACGACATGCGTGAAGAGCTTGGACTTGAGCGGAAGGAAAGTTTCTCCTACATAACTTCCGACCCGGATGTAGAGAGAAGGCTTCGCGAGGCCTATGGAACCAGTGAAGATGGTACGGACAATACGGACAACATGGATATCTGGAGTGCGGGAATTGTCGAAGATCGTTATGGTAAATCCATGCTCGGCGAGCTTTTTCACACGATCATATCCCACCAGTTCAGGGTATTGCGCGATGGCGACCGTTTCTGGTACCAGCGCACTTTGTCGCCGGAGGAACTAAAAGAAGTGCGGGAAACGAAGCTTGCCGACATTATCCGCAGGAACACGGAAATCGGAGAAGAAATCGGCGATGACGTTTTTGTTATCGAGTAA